The Urbifossiella limnaea genome has a window encoding:
- a CDS encoding DUF1580 domain-containing protein has translation MADGVSEVPLVLTEIRAGGGMSLSGVGRQFPGHRGGPAVDPSTVFRWATKGLNLAGRTVKLEAVRVGHRWLTSSQAVARFVAALTPVDPPPAPAPIAPTTDPARRAKAAIKTLIDQGA, from the coding sequence ATGGCCGATGGCGTTTCCGAAGTTCCACTCGTCCTGACCGAGATCCGGGCCGGCGGGGGGATGTCCCTGTCCGGCGTCGGCCGTCAGTTCCCCGGCCACCGGGGCGGGCCGGCCGTCGATCCGAGCACAGTTTTCAGGTGGGCAACGAAGGGGCTCAACCTCGCCGGGCGAACCGTCAAGTTGGAGGCCGTCCGCGTCGGCCACAGGTGGCTAACTTCTTCCCAGGCCGTGGCCCGGTTCGTCGCCGCACTGACCCCTGTTGACCCGCCGCCGGCCCCAGCGCCGATCGCCCCAACCACCGACCCGGCCCGCCGGGCGAAGGCCGCAATCAAGACGCTGATCGACCAGGGTGCGTGA
- a CDS encoding DUF3854 domain-containing protein — protein sequence MSLTPGHRADLAKSGLTDATIIAAGLHSILDSSRVRELLGDYLSRTTANKMGACLAFPYLDAAGEPMTFANGDGTQHPFVRLKPSAPRTDKKNKDRKIKYESPAAGPCRAYLPPWTRAALADPTVALLITEGEKKALCADQHGLPCVGLGGVWAWQKKRDRDADGKGTGPRELIPDLDGVAWPGRKVFITFDSDLTDKLDVQWAEYHLADVLRQCGADVRVVRLPAEPDGSKNGLDDYLVLHGPDELRKLVAAAVAPARPTGGDDRPKIIIGTDQYRVNAEAIAALAAGANVYQRGNMLVRAVRTETDPDPNAVVRRPPGSPVVRPLPPPLLRELFTRCARWVQLRGKPEKQEEVPAHPPEWCVSAVHVRERWPGIRHLEAVVDHPVILRDGTILGANGYDPRSQLLVSVPAGLRITVPDRPTPADLAAAVAAIDDVIQNFPFEKPEHRAAWFAGLLTPLAWFAFDGPAPLLLIDGNTRGCGKGLLADVIALIVTGRRFPVMSYTADKEELRKKITSLAMEGERLVLLDNLAGAVGNDVLDMALTADRWKDRVLGVNKVFDGPLNVAWYATGNNVQLHADTSRRCSHCRIETQHERPELRDDVKYKDLRAHVREYRGPLLSAALTILRGWFAAGTPRHNLAPWGSFEGWSGVVREAVVFAGLPDPGETRLALQTTADRDAMTMSAMIDAMERMDPDRKGLTAAGIIDAVRKPSDRPPEWFEDLKSAVEELCGKLDGRVLGYRFRAFARRNFGGRMIDRAPGVSSNNSARWIVKSVGGPARAGSSPVSPASPAPAPTGDAGDTGDDPAQPGNAKGAKPTRRRFKNDDREHDQRGAK from the coding sequence GTGTCACTGACGCCCGGCCACCGCGCCGACCTCGCGAAGAGCGGGCTGACCGACGCCACCATCATCGCCGCGGGCCTCCACAGCATCCTCGACAGCTCGCGGGTGCGGGAACTGCTGGGCGACTACCTGAGCCGCACGACCGCGAACAAGATGGGCGCGTGCCTGGCGTTCCCGTACCTCGACGCCGCCGGCGAGCCGATGACGTTCGCCAACGGCGACGGGACGCAACACCCCTTCGTGCGGCTGAAGCCGTCGGCGCCGCGGACGGACAAGAAGAACAAGGACCGCAAGATCAAGTACGAGTCGCCGGCGGCCGGGCCGTGCCGCGCGTACCTCCCGCCGTGGACGCGGGCCGCGCTCGCGGACCCGACCGTCGCCCTTCTCATCACCGAGGGTGAAAAAAAGGCCCTCTGCGCCGACCAGCACGGGCTCCCGTGCGTCGGGCTCGGCGGGGTGTGGGCGTGGCAGAAGAAGCGAGACCGCGACGCCGACGGCAAGGGGACCGGGCCGCGCGAGTTGATCCCCGACCTGGACGGCGTCGCGTGGCCGGGGCGGAAGGTGTTCATCACCTTCGACTCGGATCTGACCGACAAGCTCGACGTGCAGTGGGCCGAGTACCACCTCGCCGACGTGCTGCGCCAGTGCGGGGCCGACGTCCGGGTCGTCCGACTGCCGGCCGAACCCGACGGCTCGAAGAACGGGCTGGACGATTACCTCGTCCTCCACGGCCCCGACGAGCTGCGGAAGCTCGTCGCTGCCGCGGTGGCGCCGGCGCGGCCTACCGGCGGCGACGACCGCCCCAAGATCATCATCGGGACCGACCAGTACCGGGTGAATGCCGAGGCGATCGCCGCCCTTGCCGCCGGCGCCAACGTGTACCAGCGCGGGAACATGCTGGTGCGGGCCGTGCGGACGGAGACCGACCCGGACCCGAACGCCGTCGTCCGCCGGCCGCCGGGCTCGCCGGTGGTGCGTCCGTTGCCCCCGCCGCTGCTGCGGGAGTTGTTCACCCGCTGCGCCCGCTGGGTGCAGCTAAGGGGCAAACCGGAGAAACAAGAGGAAGTCCCCGCCCATCCGCCGGAGTGGTGCGTGTCCGCCGTCCACGTCCGGGAGCGGTGGCCGGGCATCCGCCACCTCGAGGCCGTCGTCGATCACCCGGTGATCCTGCGTGACGGCACGATCCTCGGAGCAAACGGGTACGACCCGCGGTCGCAGCTGCTGGTGTCGGTGCCGGCCGGCCTGAGGATCACCGTCCCCGATCGGCCGACCCCTGCGGACTTGGCCGCCGCCGTCGCCGCCATCGACGACGTGATCCAGAACTTCCCGTTCGAGAAGCCCGAACACCGGGCCGCGTGGTTCGCCGGTCTGCTGACCCCGCTGGCGTGGTTCGCGTTCGACGGCCCCGCCCCGCTCCTCCTGATCGACGGCAACACCCGCGGCTGCGGCAAGGGGCTGCTGGCGGACGTGATCGCGCTGATCGTCACCGGCCGGCGGTTCCCGGTCATGTCGTACACCGCCGACAAGGAAGAGTTGCGGAAGAAGATCACGTCCTTGGCGATGGAGGGCGAGCGGCTGGTCCTGCTCGACAACCTGGCCGGCGCGGTCGGCAACGACGTGCTGGACATGGCGCTGACCGCCGACCGGTGGAAGGACCGGGTGCTGGGTGTCAACAAGGTGTTCGACGGCCCGCTGAACGTCGCGTGGTACGCCACCGGCAACAACGTCCAGCTCCACGCCGACACGTCCCGTCGGTGTTCCCACTGCCGCATCGAAACGCAGCACGAACGCCCCGAGCTGCGCGACGACGTGAAGTACAAGGACCTGCGGGCCCACGTCCGCGAGTACCGCGGCCCGCTGCTGTCCGCCGCCCTCACTATCCTCCGGGGGTGGTTCGCCGCCGGGACGCCCCGCCACAACCTCGCCCCGTGGGGGTCGTTCGAGGGGTGGTCCGGCGTCGTCCGCGAGGCGGTGGTGTTCGCCGGGTTGCCCGACCCGGGCGAGACCCGGCTCGCGTTGCAGACGACCGCCGACCGCGACGCGATGACGATGTCCGCCATGATCGACGCGATGGAGCGGATGGACCCCGACCGCAAGGGGCTGACGGCCGCCGGCATCATCGACGCCGTACGCAAGCCGAGCGACCGCCCGCCCGAGTGGTTCGAGGACCTCAAGAGCGCGGTCGAGGAGCTCTGCGGCAAGCTGGACGGCCGCGTCCTGGGGTATCGGTTCCGGGCGTTCGCCCGCCGCAACTTCGGCGGGAGGATGATCGACCGCGCCCCGGGCGTCAGCTCCAACAACTCGGCCCGGTGGATTGTCAAGTCCGTTGGCGGGCCAGCGCGGGCCGGATCATCACCAGTATCACCAGCATCACCAGCACCGGCCCCGACTGGTGATGCTGGTGATACTGGTGATGATCCGGCCCAACCGGGGAACGCGAAGGGCGCGAAGCCGACCCGCCGCCGGTTCAAGAACGACGACCGCGAGCACGACCAGCGGGGGGCGAAATGA
- a CDS encoding rhodanese-like domain-containing protein: protein MTGPTTARLAFTLAAVFAAGAAVGDEPASTPRREIPKEKRTTLRLYLTAKEAYEKWKADPKKVKVLDVRTPEEYVFVGHAEMAWNIPLALQTYQWVAGKKELAVRPNAEFVTRVKEWAKPGDTILVMCRSGGRSAMAVNALAEAGFTNVHNIVDGMEGDTVEDPDSAFFGKRMKNGWKNAGLPWTYDLEPEQMRLPKP from the coding sequence ATGACGGGACCCACGACTGCCCGCCTTGCCTTCACCCTGGCCGCTGTGTTTGCCGCCGGTGCGGCCGTCGGTGACGAACCCGCATCGACGCCCCGGCGCGAGATTCCCAAGGAGAAGCGGACGACCCTGCGCCTCTACCTGACGGCGAAGGAGGCTTACGAGAAGTGGAAGGCGGACCCCAAGAAGGTGAAGGTCCTCGACGTGCGGACCCCCGAAGAGTACGTGTTCGTCGGCCACGCGGAGATGGCCTGGAACATCCCCCTCGCCCTCCAGACCTACCAGTGGGTGGCGGGCAAGAAGGAACTCGCCGTGAGGCCGAACGCCGAGTTCGTCACCCGGGTGAAGGAGTGGGCCAAGCCCGGCGACACGATCCTGGTCATGTGCCGCTCCGGGGGCCGCAGCGCGATGGCGGTGAACGCCCTGGCAGAGGCAGGCTTCACGAACGTCCACAACATCGTCGACGGCATGGAAGGGGACACGGTCGAGGACCCGGACAGTGCCTTCTTCGGCAAGCGGATGAAGAACGGCTGGAAGAACGCCGGACTCCCCTGGACGTACGACCTCGAACCGGAGCAGATGCGGCTCCCCAAGCCTTGA
- a CDS encoding cupin domain-containing protein, whose product MHKKLTDMNPVDDFVTQNTPGLKIWDERWGGMQCAYHVFAPGTDFTDILKGKGLEHDLCGVEHWAYVLKGTVEVIYLDGTIEVCRAGEVCFWPAPHNFKSKEGAEIIQFSTDGGLAAQGKRIKEYVASHMKK is encoded by the coding sequence ATGCACAAGAAACTGACGGACATGAACCCGGTGGACGACTTCGTCACCCAGAACACCCCGGGCCTCAAGATCTGGGATGAGCGATGGGGCGGCATGCAGTGCGCGTACCACGTCTTTGCCCCGGGTACTGACTTCACCGACATCCTGAAGGGCAAGGGACTGGAGCACGATCTGTGCGGGGTCGAACACTGGGCTTACGTTCTGAAGGGCACGGTGGAGGTCATCTACCTTGACGGGACCATTGAGGTATGCCGCGCTGGGGAAGTGTGCTTCTGGCCGGCTCCGCACAACTTCAAGTCGAAGGAAGGAGCCGAGATCATCCAGTTCAGCACCGACGGAGGGTTGGCTGCGCAGGGCAAGAGAATCAAGGAGTATGTCGCGAGCCACATGAAGAAGTAA
- a CDS encoding carboxymuconolactone decarboxylase family protein, whose translation MTTSTEEPTGTPPKHSGKAKRTLTPGNFFRTVARVAASSPVLFRAFIRPKLSFALREKVFLAVTAINDCRFCAWGHTHWAMAHGVPLEEVNEILGHQNESMAAKDPAEAAAMLFAQHYAEYHDKYDPASIENLRQYFSDAQVKEILAYVRFITLTNLSGNTVDAVLDRLRGKGQPISFFQGVMGLALAPVLFAVILAAKIEQKLGLAKLRARLHRPRAENGEPK comes from the coding sequence GTGACAACGAGTACCGAAGAGCCGACCGGCACGCCGCCGAAGCACTCCGGCAAGGCCAAGCGTACGCTGACACCGGGCAACTTCTTCAGGACGGTCGCGCGCGTCGCGGCCTCGTCCCCCGTCCTTTTCAGGGCGTTCATCAGGCCAAAGCTGTCCTTTGCGTTGCGCGAGAAAGTCTTTCTCGCCGTGACGGCGATCAACGACTGCCGCTTCTGCGCGTGGGGGCACACGCACTGGGCGATGGCACACGGGGTGCCCCTGGAAGAAGTCAACGAGATCCTCGGGCATCAGAACGAGTCGATGGCCGCGAAGGACCCGGCCGAGGCCGCGGCGATGCTCTTCGCCCAGCACTACGCGGAGTACCACGACAAGTACGACCCGGCGTCGATCGAGAACCTGCGCCAGTACTTCAGCGACGCCCAGGTGAAGGAGATCCTCGCCTACGTCCGCTTCATTACGTTGACCAACCTGAGCGGCAACACCGTGGACGCGGTTCTCGACCGCCTCCGCGGCAAGGGTCAACCCATCAGCTTCTTCCAGGGCGTGATGGGTCTTGCGCTCGCGCCGGTGTTGTTCGCGGTGATTCTGGCTGCCAAGATCGAGCAGAAACTGGGCCTCGCCAAACTGCGGGCCCGTCTCCACCGACCACGCGCAGAAAATGGGGAACCCAAATGA
- a CDS encoding FAD-dependent oxidoreductase, with the protein MKVIIVGGVAGGASCAARLRRLDEKAEIVMVERGPYVSYANCGLPYYVGDVIKTESSLLVASEAMFRNMFAIDCRTNCEAVAVDRSKKTVDLRDTKTGAVTTESYDKLVLSPGAPSFRPPLPGIDLPGIFHVRTVPDARAIREWIEKGTAFLAGMSNYTGIQMVKPKRRAVVVGGGFIGLETAENLVHAGFEVTVLQKPPHVLGPLDPEIACLLEGHLQRNGVQLVLNDGAAGFKQAANGTLEVQALSGKTFPADVVIFAIGVRPDTTLAKSAGIEVGERGGIRVDEHMRTSDPDIFAVGDAIEVKDFVTGRWSLVALAGPANRQGRIAADVIAGRDSRYRGTQGTSIIGVFGGAAAWTGVSEKTLNRLGDTDYEKVYLFPNSHAGYYPGAKPIHLKVIFRKSDGRLLGAQAIGEDGPAVDKRISALAMALQLGGTVYDLEEAELCYAPQFGSAKDPVNFAGMVAANVLRGDMPLSHWGETEGRLLLDVRDPAELVLESVPGAVNIPLPQLRSRLGELPRDREIHVICRSAQRAYYATRVLLQNGFTARTLGGGMLSRAVKAVAGAK; encoded by the coding sequence ATGAAGGTGATCATTGTCGGTGGAGTGGCGGGCGGAGCATCTTGCGCGGCACGATTGCGGCGACTGGACGAGAAGGCCGAGATCGTCATGGTGGAACGCGGCCCGTACGTCTCGTACGCGAACTGCGGGCTGCCGTACTACGTCGGCGACGTGATCAAGACGGAGTCCAGCCTGCTGGTGGCCAGCGAGGCCATGTTCCGGAACATGTTCGCGATCGACTGCCGGACCAACTGCGAGGCCGTCGCGGTCGACCGCAGCAAGAAGACCGTGGACCTCCGCGACACGAAGACCGGCGCGGTGACGACCGAGTCCTACGACAAACTCGTCCTCTCGCCGGGCGCGCCGTCCTTCCGCCCACCGCTGCCGGGGATTGACCTGCCGGGCATCTTCCACGTCCGCACCGTGCCCGACGCGCGTGCCATCCGCGAGTGGATCGAGAAGGGCACCGCGTTCCTGGCCGGGATGAGCAACTACACCGGCATCCAGATGGTCAAGCCGAAGCGCCGGGCGGTGGTGGTCGGCGGCGGGTTCATCGGCCTCGAAACGGCGGAGAACCTGGTCCACGCCGGGTTCGAGGTCACGGTGCTTCAGAAGCCGCCGCACGTCCTCGGGCCGCTGGACCCGGAAATCGCCTGCCTCCTCGAAGGGCACCTGCAACGAAACGGCGTACAGCTCGTGCTCAACGACGGTGCGGCCGGGTTCAAACAGGCCGCGAACGGCACACTCGAAGTCCAGGCCCTCTCCGGCAAGACGTTCCCGGCGGACGTCGTGATCTTCGCGATCGGCGTGCGACCCGACACGACACTCGCCAAGTCGGCCGGGATCGAGGTCGGCGAACGCGGGGGCATCCGCGTCGACGAGCACATGCGGACGAGCGACCCCGACATCTTCGCCGTCGGCGACGCCATCGAGGTCAAGGACTTCGTGACCGGCCGGTGGAGCCTCGTGGCGCTGGCCGGGCCGGCGAACCGGCAAGGCCGCATCGCCGCCGACGTGATCGCCGGCCGCGACTCCCGCTACCGCGGCACCCAGGGCACGTCGATCATCGGCGTGTTCGGCGGGGCCGCCGCCTGGACCGGGGTCAGCGAGAAGACCCTCAACAGGCTCGGCGACACTGACTACGAGAAGGTCTACCTGTTCCCGAACTCGCACGCCGGGTACTACCCCGGGGCCAAGCCGATCCACCTGAAGGTCATCTTCCGGAAGTCCGACGGTCGCCTCCTCGGCGCGCAGGCGATCGGCGAGGACGGGCCGGCGGTGGACAAGCGGATCAGCGCCCTGGCGATGGCCCTCCAGCTGGGCGGGACGGTCTACGACCTCGAGGAGGCCGAGCTGTGCTACGCGCCCCAGTTCGGGAGCGCGAAGGATCCGGTGAATTTCGCCGGGATGGTCGCCGCGAACGTCCTCCGCGGGGACATGCCGCTGAGCCACTGGGGTGAGACCGAGGGTCGCCTGCTGCTCGACGTGCGCGACCCCGCGGAGCTGGTGCTGGAGAGTGTGCCGGGCGCGGTCAACATCCCGCTGCCGCAACTCCGCTCGCGGCTGGGCGAACTCCCGCGCGACCGCGAGATCCACGTCATCTGCCGTTCCGCCCAGCGGGCGTACTACGCCACCCGCGTGCTCCTGCAGAACGGCTTCACGGCCCGGACGCTCGGCGGGGGCATGCTGTCGCGCGCCGTGAAGGCCGTTGCCGGAGCAAAGTAA
- a CDS encoding DUF2252 domain-containing protein, which produces MGKSLRDKCPRESHAAWRPAADRPDPLALLEESNKGRMPHLVPVRHGRMLHSPFTFYRGAALNMAADLAGTPSTGLRVQACGDCHLCNFGAYATPERRVIFDLNDLDETLPAPWEWDVKRLAASFVLACRDNGFREDAARDAALSCVRSYRERMAEYGDMRVLDVWYASIDVEKLLAVIDDREASRRLRKRLAKARERSVLEHDFPELATDAGPAPTIRDNPPLIFHPPDRAREELMASAEKHFAGYRASLREDRRLLLDRFVLKDAAAKVVGVGSVGTYCAVLLLMAGEHDPLFLQVKQARPSVLEPYAGKDPHANHGERVVHGCRMLQSASDTFLGWVKGEAGRHYYVRQLRDMKIKPVVEAFTPGVMVQYADFCGWALAHAHARSGEPAAISGYLGKGDKFDEAVADFAAAYADQSERDHEILVKAARAGKLEVVVEEGR; this is translated from the coding sequence ATGGGGAAGAGCCTGCGGGACAAGTGCCCGCGCGAGTCGCACGCGGCCTGGCGGCCCGCCGCCGATCGGCCCGACCCGCTCGCCCTGTTGGAGGAGTCGAACAAGGGGCGCATGCCCCACCTCGTCCCGGTCCGCCACGGCCGCATGCTGCACTCGCCGTTCACGTTCTACCGCGGCGCGGCCCTCAACATGGCCGCGGACCTGGCCGGCACGCCCTCGACCGGGCTCCGCGTGCAGGCGTGCGGCGACTGCCACCTGTGTAACTTCGGCGCGTACGCCACCCCCGAGCGGCGCGTCATCTTCGACCTCAACGACCTGGACGAGACCCTTCCCGCCCCCTGGGAGTGGGACGTGAAGCGCCTGGCCGCCAGCTTCGTGCTCGCCTGCCGTGACAACGGCTTCCGCGAGGACGCCGCCCGCGACGCCGCGCTGAGTTGCGTGCGGTCGTACCGCGAGCGCATGGCCGAGTACGGCGACATGCGGGTGCTGGACGTGTGGTACGCGAGCATCGACGTCGAGAAACTGCTCGCGGTGATCGACGACAGGGAGGCCTCCAGGCGACTCCGTAAGCGGCTGGCGAAGGCCCGCGAGCGGAGCGTCCTGGAACACGACTTCCCGGAGCTCGCGACAGACGCCGGCCCGGCCCCGACGATCCGGGACAACCCCCCGCTGATCTTCCACCCGCCGGACCGGGCCCGCGAGGAGCTGATGGCCAGCGCCGAGAAGCACTTCGCCGGCTACCGGGCGTCCCTGCGGGAGGACCGACGGCTCCTCCTGGACCGGTTCGTGCTCAAGGACGCGGCGGCGAAGGTGGTCGGGGTCGGGAGTGTCGGGACGTACTGTGCCGTCCTACTGCTGATGGCGGGCGAGCACGACCCCCTGTTCCTTCAGGTCAAGCAGGCCCGCCCGTCCGTCCTCGAACCCTACGCGGGTAAGGACCCGCACGCCAACCACGGCGAGCGCGTCGTGCACGGCTGCCGGATGCTACAGTCGGCCAGCGACACCTTTCTGGGCTGGGTCAAGGGGGAGGCCGGGCGGCACTACTACGTCCGCCAGCTCCGGGACATGAAGATCAAGCCGGTGGTCGAGGCCTTCACGCCGGGCGTCATGGTGCAGTACGCCGACTTCTGCGGCTGGGCGCTGGCCCACGCGCACGCCCGCTCCGGCGAGCCCGCCGCCATCAGCGGCTACCTGGGGAAGGGCGACAAGTTCGACGAGGCCGTCGCCGACTTCGCGGCCGCGTATGCCGACCAGAGCGAACGCGACCACGAGATCCTGGTGAAGGCGGCACGCGCGGGCAAGTTGGAAGTCGTCGTCGAAGAGGGGCGGTAG
- a CDS encoding alpha/beta hydrolase, with amino-acid sequence MSESLRRRAARFLLKRILVYAGIYVAVVAVFLFLESKLVFHPHTAAEAWLQPADRRTRDVEFSSADGTKLHAWWLPPTRPEAGAFLASHGNGGNLSYRGDLALYLNNATDAGVLMYDYPGYGKSDGSPTEAGCYAACDAAYAWLTTEGKIPPRHVILLGESIGTGVAVESATRHEHRALVLMCPFTTLPAAAKSHYPWLPTHTLMRSRFDSLARIGRCTRPLLVGHSTDDHVVPFWQGEALFHASNEPKELHRTEGAGHNLASEEFARVVARFLEAHPASD; translated from the coding sequence GTGAGCGAGTCGCTCCGGCGCCGCGCGGCTCGCTTCTTACTAAAGCGCATTCTCGTCTACGCCGGCATCTACGTCGCGGTGGTGGCCGTGTTCCTGTTTCTCGAATCGAAACTCGTGTTCCACCCGCACACGGCCGCGGAGGCGTGGCTGCAGCCGGCCGACCGGCGGACTCGGGATGTCGAATTCAGTTCGGCCGACGGCACGAAGTTACACGCGTGGTGGCTGCCGCCGACGCGGCCGGAGGCGGGGGCGTTCCTGGCGTCACACGGGAACGGCGGGAACCTGTCGTACCGCGGCGACCTGGCGTTGTACCTGAACAATGCTACCGACGCCGGCGTGCTGATGTACGACTACCCCGGCTACGGCAAGAGCGACGGCTCGCCGACGGAAGCTGGCTGCTACGCCGCCTGCGACGCGGCGTATGCCTGGCTCACGACCGAGGGCAAGATTCCGCCGCGGCACGTGATTCTTCTCGGGGAATCGATCGGCACCGGCGTCGCGGTCGAGTCGGCGACGCGGCACGAGCACCGGGCGCTGGTGCTGATGTGCCCGTTCACGACGCTACCGGCCGCGGCCAAGAGCCACTACCCGTGGCTGCCGACGCACACGCTCATGCGGTCGCGGTTTGACAGCCTGGCGCGGATCGGCCGTTGCACCCGGCCCCTGCTCGTGGGTCACAGCACCGACGACCACGTCGTGCCCTTTTGGCAGGGAGAGGCGTTGTTCCACGCCTCGAACGAGCCGAAGGAGCTTCATCGCACGGAAGGTGCCGGCCACAACCTCGCCAGCGAGGAATTCGCCCGTGTGGTGGCCCGGTTCCTGGAGGCGCACCCGGCGTCGGACTGA
- the aroE gene encoding shikimate dehydrogenase: MSVGPDRVLVVIGRTRHKMITAELQEAVKRGAKFIELRLDFLAKAVEFKRFTPVKQCPWVATLRRPSDGGRYPGTETERQTIIRQAIVSGAFEWVDLEHDIAKAIPRFGPVKRIVSYHNLNETPDNLEDLYADMLKLDGDVYKLAVMAQSPADVARVLRLQKAAPKPTVAFCMGDVGAPSRYLSLKYGAPFIYAAFNKERGIAPGLPSLEEFRTTYPVRSIDANTRVFGVAGDPVGQSLSPVLHNHVYRSMKLNAIYLPFRIPRGQFPQAVEEYGQIPVEGYSVTIPHKEAAAAIAREKDATVEQTGAANTLVRLPDGKFSAANTDYHAAIDSLREHVRGKTGSDGKPVQLSQCAVLVLGAGGAARAVCHALHKEGAHITIAARTPERAHALAEEVNCKTLDWHARHSVFFDVLINCTPVGMHPNVDESPVHVSVMKPGVTVFDTIYNPETTLMIREARARGCDTITGVDMFVRQAARQVELFTGQTPDLEAMRGIVRKALSPLTRALDTEETA, from the coding sequence ATGTCCGTGGGACCGGACCGGGTGCTGGTAGTGATCGGCCGGACCCGGCACAAAATGATCACCGCCGAGCTCCAGGAGGCCGTCAAGCGCGGGGCCAAGTTCATCGAATTGCGGCTCGACTTCCTCGCCAAGGCCGTCGAGTTCAAGCGCTTCACCCCCGTCAAGCAGTGCCCCTGGGTAGCCACCCTGCGCCGCCCCTCCGACGGCGGCCGATACCCCGGCACCGAGACAGAACGCCAGACGATCATCCGCCAGGCCATCGTCTCCGGCGCGTTCGAGTGGGTGGACCTGGAGCACGACATCGCCAAGGCCATCCCGCGGTTCGGCCCGGTGAAGCGGATCGTGAGCTACCACAACCTCAACGAGACCCCCGACAACCTGGAAGACCTGTACGCCGACATGCTGAAACTCGACGGCGACGTGTACAAGCTCGCCGTCATGGCGCAGAGCCCGGCCGACGTGGCCCGCGTGCTGCGGCTCCAGAAGGCGGCGCCGAAGCCGACCGTGGCGTTCTGCATGGGCGACGTGGGGGCGCCGAGCCGCTACCTGTCGCTGAAGTACGGCGCGCCGTTCATCTACGCCGCGTTCAACAAGGAGCGCGGCATCGCCCCCGGCCTGCCCAGCCTGGAGGAGTTCCGCACCACCTACCCCGTGCGGTCCATCGACGCCAACACGCGCGTGTTCGGCGTCGCCGGCGACCCGGTGGGGCAGAGCCTCAGCCCCGTGCTACACAACCACGTCTACCGCAGCATGAAGCTGAACGCGATCTACCTGCCGTTCCGCATCCCGCGCGGGCAGTTCCCGCAGGCCGTGGAGGAGTACGGGCAGATCCCGGTGGAGGGGTACAGCGTCACCATCCCGCACAAGGAGGCGGCCGCGGCGATCGCCCGGGAGAAGGACGCGACGGTGGAGCAGACCGGCGCCGCGAACACGCTGGTGCGGCTGCCCGACGGCAAGTTCTCGGCCGCGAACACGGACTACCACGCGGCCATCGACTCGCTGAGGGAGCACGTCCGGGGCAAGACCGGGTCGGACGGCAAGCCGGTGCAGCTGAGCCAGTGCGCCGTGCTCGTGCTCGGGGCCGGCGGGGCGGCGCGGGCGGTGTGCCACGCTCTGCACAAGGAAGGCGCGCACATCACCATCGCGGCGCGAACGCCGGAGAGGGCACACGCCCTGGCCGAGGAGGTGAACTGCAAGACGCTCGACTGGCACGCCCGGCACAGCGTTTTCTTCGACGTGCTCATCAACTGCACGCCGGTCGGCATGCACCCGAACGTGGACGAGAGCCCGGTCCACGTCAGCGTCATGAAGCCGGGCGTGACGGTGTTCGACACCATCTACAACCCCGAGACGACGCTGATGATCCGCGAGGCAAGAGCCCGCGGGTGCGACACCATCACCGGTGTCGACATGTTCGTCCGGCAGGCCGCCCGGCAGGTGGAGCTATTCACCGGCCAGACACCCGACCTGGAGGCGATGCGCGGCATCGTTCGAAAGGCGCTGTCGCCGCTGACCCGGGCACTCGACACCGAGGAGACGGCGTGA
- the rpmG gene encoding 50S ribosomal protein L33 produces MAKAKEARSTIKLKSEASDHCYFTEKNRNNTKERIQLRKYDPIVRKVVMYKEASKL; encoded by the coding sequence ATGGCCAAGGCGAAGGAGGCCCGCTCGACCATCAAGCTCAAGAGCGAGGCCAGCGACCACTGCTACTTCACCGAGAAGAACCGCAACAACACCAAGGAGCGCATCCAGCTCCGGAAGTACGACCCGATCGTCCGCAAGGTCGTGATGTACAAGGAAGCCAGCAAGCTGTAA